The Streptomyces sp. NBC_01268 genome window below encodes:
- the lanL gene encoding class IV lanthionine synthetase LanL, which yields MTTQVTESELEALLHGALRAKGAGERWATESNESWCRVAPRSGTGPAQGWKLHVSATAASAPAVLEKALDVLLKDGSAFKFARSLEQVSALNTRATPRGSSGKFITVYPASDADAARLAQDLHTATEGLAGPRILSDQPYAPDSLVHYRYGAFVGRRRLSDEGLMVWYIEDPDGNPVEDKRTGRYEPPAWAVSPFPDSVPVAPPKTEAPRRPVLLGGRFSVREAIRHTNKGGVYRGTDVETGAPVVIKETRPHVEADASGNDVRDWLRTEARTLEKLKGTGLAPEPLAMFEHGGHLFLAQEEVPGIPLRNWVAEHFRDSGATRYRTDALAQAGRLVDLVEAAHARGCVLRDFTPANVMVRPDGALRLIDLELAVLADDVALPTRVGTPGFSPPERLVDAPVSPTGDYYSLGATLCFVLTGKVPALLEEKPATRPAEDRLDEWLRACAAPLDLPDGLRTMILGLMKDDPAERWDPARARDALRGPEPARSGVPRTGAARTAATGAENEDTGADTDADPIDIAVAGIVEHLVDSMTPDDDLRLWPVSVKAGETDACIVQQGAAGVLSALTRYFELTGDARMPELIVTAGRWIADRTDTRSTRPGLHFGGRGTAWALYDAGRAVDDRALVDHAVALALAPQESTPSHDITHGSAGSGLAAVHLWHRTGDPRFAERVADAADRLAAAARREPAGASWPVPAEAVVEEAGKRYLGFAHGTAGIGCFLLEASAVTKNPEHRELALAAGELLATHAVTVGDAAQWPAQATDVPTAPYWCHGSAGIGSFLVRLWRATGDERFRDLALGGTRAVVERASRAALTQCHGLAGNGDFLLDMAEATGDPAHRARAEELARLIVSERSHRGSHVVFPNEYGDVSTSWSDGSAGILAFLLRVRHTEPRHWMVQQPV from the coding sequence ATGACGACCCAAGTCACCGAGTCCGAGCTGGAAGCCCTGCTCCATGGCGCACTGCGCGCCAAGGGGGCGGGCGAGCGCTGGGCCACCGAGTCGAACGAGAGCTGGTGCCGGGTGGCGCCACGCTCCGGGACCGGGCCGGCCCAGGGCTGGAAGCTGCACGTGTCGGCGACGGCCGCATCCGCCCCGGCGGTGCTCGAGAAGGCCCTGGACGTCCTGCTCAAGGACGGCTCGGCGTTCAAGTTCGCCCGCTCCCTGGAGCAGGTGAGCGCCCTCAACACCCGTGCCACCCCCCGCGGGAGCTCGGGCAAGTTCATCACGGTCTACCCGGCCTCCGACGCCGACGCGGCCCGCCTCGCGCAGGACCTCCACACGGCGACCGAGGGGCTGGCCGGCCCCCGCATCCTGTCCGACCAGCCCTACGCCCCCGACAGCCTGGTGCACTACCGCTACGGCGCCTTCGTCGGGCGGCGGCGCCTCTCGGACGAAGGGCTGATGGTCTGGTACATCGAGGACCCCGACGGCAATCCCGTGGAGGACAAGCGGACCGGCCGGTACGAGCCGCCGGCGTGGGCGGTCAGCCCCTTCCCCGACTCCGTGCCCGTCGCACCGCCCAAGACCGAGGCGCCGCGGCGCCCCGTCCTGCTCGGCGGCCGGTTCTCGGTGCGGGAGGCGATCCGGCACACCAACAAGGGCGGCGTCTACAGAGGCACCGACGTCGAGACCGGCGCCCCGGTCGTGATCAAGGAGACCCGGCCCCACGTGGAGGCCGACGCCTCCGGCAACGACGTCCGCGACTGGCTGCGCACCGAGGCCCGCACCCTGGAGAAGCTCAAGGGCACGGGGCTCGCACCGGAGCCGCTCGCGATGTTCGAGCACGGTGGGCACCTGTTCCTGGCCCAGGAGGAAGTGCCGGGGATCCCGCTGCGCAACTGGGTCGCCGAGCACTTCCGCGACAGCGGCGCCACCCGCTACCGCACCGACGCGCTGGCCCAGGCCGGACGCCTGGTCGACCTCGTCGAGGCGGCCCACGCCCGCGGCTGCGTGCTGCGCGACTTCACCCCCGCCAACGTGATGGTCCGCCCCGACGGCGCCCTGCGCCTCATCGACCTGGAGCTCGCCGTCCTCGCCGACGACGTCGCCCTCCCGACCCGCGTGGGCACGCCCGGCTTCAGCCCTCCCGAGCGCCTGGTGGACGCGCCGGTCTCCCCGACCGGCGACTACTACAGCCTCGGCGCGACGCTCTGCTTCGTCCTGACCGGCAAGGTGCCGGCCCTGCTGGAGGAGAAGCCCGCCACCCGGCCCGCGGAGGACCGGCTCGACGAGTGGCTGCGCGCCTGCGCCGCTCCGCTGGACCTGCCGGACGGCCTGCGCACGATGATCCTCGGGCTGATGAAGGACGACCCCGCCGAGCGCTGGGACCCGGCCCGGGCGCGGGACGCGCTGCGCGGCCCGGAGCCGGCCCGTTCGGGTGTCCCTCGCACCGGCGCGGCCCGTACCGCCGCGACGGGCGCCGAGAACGAAGACACCGGCGCCGACACGGACGCCGATCCGATCGACATCGCCGTGGCCGGGATCGTGGAGCACCTCGTCGACTCCATGACGCCGGACGACGACCTGAGGCTGTGGCCCGTCTCCGTCAAGGCCGGGGAGACCGACGCCTGCATCGTGCAGCAGGGCGCGGCCGGGGTGCTGTCCGCCCTGACGCGCTACTTCGAGCTCACCGGCGACGCCCGCATGCCGGAGCTGATCGTCACGGCGGGCCGCTGGATCGCGGACCGCACCGACACCCGCTCCACACGGCCCGGCCTGCACTTCGGCGGCCGCGGCACGGCCTGGGCGCTGTACGACGCCGGCCGCGCGGTCGACGACCGGGCGCTCGTCGACCACGCCGTGGCCCTGGCCCTCGCGCCGCAGGAGTCGACGCCCAGTCACGACATCACCCACGGCTCGGCGGGCAGCGGACTGGCCGCCGTCCACCTGTGGCACCGCACCGGCGATCCACGCTTCGCCGAGCGGGTCGCCGACGCCGCCGACCGGCTGGCCGCCGCGGCCCGGCGCGAGCCGGCCGGAGCGAGCTGGCCGGTGCCCGCCGAGGCCGTGGTCGAGGAGGCCGGCAAGCGCTACCTGGGCTTCGCCCACGGCACCGCCGGCATCGGCTGCTTCCTCCTGGAGGCCTCCGCCGTCACCAAGAACCCGGAACACCGGGAACTGGCCCTGGCAGCCGGCGAGCTCCTCGCGACGCACGCCGTCACCGTCGGCGACGCCGCCCAGTGGCCGGCCCAGGCCACCGACGTGCCGACGGCACCGTACTGGTGCCACGGATCCGCGGGCATCGGCTCGTTCCTCGTCCGGCTGTGGCGGGCGACCGGCGACGAACGCTTCCGCGACCTCGCCCTCGGCGGCACCCGAGCCGTGGTGGAGCGCGCCTCCCGCGCCGCCCTCACCCAATGCCACGGACTGGCGGGCAACGGCGACTTCCTCCTCGACATGGCCGAGGCCACCGGCGACCCCGCCCACCGGGCGCGCGCCGAGGAACTGGCCCGCCTCATCGTCTCCGAACGGTCCCACCGCGGCAGCCACGTCGTCTTCCCCAACGAGTACGGGGACGTCTCGACGAGCTGGAGCGACGGATCGGCGGGAATCCTGGCGTTCCTCCTGAGGGTCCGCCACACAGAGCCCCGGCACTGGATGGTCCAGCAGCCGGTCTGA
- a CDS encoding VenA family class IV lanthipeptide: MENQDLELLAHLHALPETDPVGVDGDSFSGTCACVGLLTLLNTICIGISCA, from the coding sequence ATGGAGAACCAGGACCTCGAGCTGCTGGCCCACCTGCACGCCCTTCCGGAGACCGACCCGGTCGGCGTCGACGGCGACTCGTTCAGCGGAACGTGCGCCTGCGTCGGCCTGCTGACGCTCCTCAACACCATCTGTATCGGTATCAGCTGCGCGTAA
- a CDS encoding ABC transporter ATP-binding protein: MQPSAGDDALAAAALLTAEVTGPRAGEPPHEAGFAISTRGLVKSYPGPDGTAVDAVRGLDLDVRRGETFAFLGPNGAGKSTTIALLCALARPTSGHATVAGFDVSTRPHDVRRQVGILFQHSALDPDLTVEQNLRIHARLYGLPRRDVRRRTAEVLEPAGLTDRRRFPVRALSGGMRRRLEIARQLLHSPSVLFLDEPTTGLDPHARAEIWEHLRALRDRLGSTLFVTTHYLEEAENCDRIAIIDGGRLVAQGTPHGLKAEIGDDRVVLRTSDDARARKVVAQAAPPDRPVTVDADGTWLRVPDGSAWIPRLCAALEAHGIAVHAASATPPTLDDVFFHHTGRSITTSAAIGGGR; encoded by the coding sequence ATGCAGCCATCCGCAGGTGACGACGCACTCGCCGCAGCAGCCCTCCTGACCGCCGAGGTCACCGGTCCCCGCGCGGGGGAGCCACCGCACGAGGCCGGATTCGCGATCAGCACCCGCGGTCTGGTGAAGAGCTACCCGGGTCCGGACGGCACCGCCGTCGACGCGGTCCGCGGGCTCGACCTCGACGTGCGCCGGGGCGAGACCTTCGCCTTCCTCGGCCCCAACGGCGCCGGCAAGTCCACGACCATCGCCCTGCTGTGCGCCCTCGCCCGCCCCACCTCCGGTCACGCCACCGTGGCCGGCTTCGACGTGTCCACCCGGCCGCACGACGTGCGGCGCCAGGTCGGCATCCTCTTCCAGCACAGCGCCCTCGACCCGGACCTGACCGTCGAGCAGAACCTGCGCATCCACGCCCGCCTCTACGGGCTGCCCCGCCGCGACGTGCGCAGGCGGACGGCCGAGGTGCTCGAACCCGCCGGACTGACCGACCGGCGGCGCTTCCCCGTACGCGCCCTGTCGGGCGGCATGCGGCGACGCCTGGAGATCGCCCGCCAGCTGCTGCACTCCCCGAGCGTGCTGTTCCTGGACGAGCCGACGACCGGACTCGACCCGCACGCGCGCGCCGAGATCTGGGAGCACCTGCGGGCCCTGCGCGACCGGCTCGGCAGCACCCTCTTCGTCACCACCCACTACCTGGAGGAGGCGGAGAACTGCGACCGGATCGCGATCATCGACGGGGGCCGCCTGGTCGCGCAGGGCACGCCGCACGGGCTCAAGGCCGAGATCGGCGACGACCGGGTGGTGCTGCGCACCAGCGACGACGCGCGGGCGCGGAAGGTCGTCGCCCAGGCGGCGCCGCCGGACCGCCCCGTCACCGTGGACGCCGACGGCACGTGGCTGCGGGTGCCCGACGGCAGCGCGTGGATCCCGCGCCTGTGCGCCGCGCTGGAGGCGCACGGCATCGCCGTGCACGCCGCCTCCGCCACCCCGCCCACGCTCGACGACGTCTTCTTCCACCACACCGGCCGCAGCATCACCACCTCCGCCGCGATCGGAGGCGGCCGATGA
- a CDS encoding ABC transporter permease — protein MTALTLRAPEATERARAPRLRHELRAIHALVHRDLLRLACQRSHTALVLLQPVLYLFALGGGLATLIPAASLGTGYQTYLFPGMLMMTVQTPAIMVGIRLITDRQSGYLRELLMAPVSRSTLLLGSCAGGTLVAAVQGAVLLSLAGAVGLPYDPLLLLLLLGGMLLASFALTSMTLALSVTLRSPELFHTLLSLLMMPLLFLSGAFFPLESMPGWARGLATVNPLAYGVDLLRRCIALRVPDQAAAGGIEWAGRQPPLLLEAGLLLAVGSLALLWAARRFSRPE, from the coding sequence ATGACCGCCCTCACCCTCCGGGCGCCCGAGGCCACGGAGCGGGCGCGCGCGCCCCGGCTGCGGCACGAGCTGCGCGCGATCCACGCCCTGGTCCACCGCGATCTGCTGCGCCTGGCCTGCCAGCGCTCCCACACCGCGCTGGTCCTGCTGCAGCCGGTGCTCTACCTCTTCGCCCTCGGCGGCGGGCTCGCCACCCTCATCCCCGCCGCCTCGCTGGGGACCGGCTACCAGACCTACCTCTTCCCCGGCATGCTGATGATGACGGTGCAGACCCCGGCCATCATGGTGGGCATCCGGCTGATCACCGACCGGCAGAGCGGATACCTGCGCGAGCTCCTGATGGCCCCCGTCAGCCGCTCCACGCTGCTGCTCGGCAGCTGCGCCGGCGGCACCCTCGTCGCCGCGGTACAGGGCGCGGTCCTGCTGAGCCTGGCCGGCGCGGTCGGCCTGCCCTACGACCCGCTCCTCCTGCTCCTCCTCCTCGGCGGCATGCTGCTCGCCTCCTTCGCGCTCACCAGCATGACCCTGGCGCTGTCGGTGACCCTGCGCAGCCCCGAGCTGTTCCACACCCTCCTCAGCCTGCTGATGATGCCGCTGCTGTTCCTCTCCGGCGCCTTCTTCCCGCTGGAGTCCATGCCGGGCTGGGCGCGCGGCCTGGCGACCGTCAATCCGCTCGCGTACGGGGTGGACCTGCTGCGCCGCTGCATCGCCCTGCGGGTCCCGGACCAGGCGGCCGCCGGCGGCATCGAATGGGCGGGCCGGCAGCCCCCGCTGCTCCTGGAGGCCGGGCTGCTCCTGGCCGTCGGATCCCTGGCCCTCCTCTGGGCCGCCCGCCGCTTCAGCCGCCCGGAGTGA
- a CDS encoding APC family permease, protein MTDTLSAPHALAPQTGPVPQKLKRSIGVVGGTLLTLSCVTPASTLFVVVPDLFDGVGTYAALTIAIGSLLCIGVAFCYSELGTLIPSAGGEYAIVSTLAGRLAGWLVFVLSLLVVMIVPPVIAMGTADYLAPLVHIPAPLAGAGVMVLATLAGLLDLRANAWITGIFLVLEVVAAGLVAVLGFSHSQRGVGALVHGQVASAGGGHSLVTGAMVVSGLAIALFVTQGFSTAVYLSEELENPRRTVARTVLATLAISTAVILVPVVAITLGAGDLETLTGGDISGMIAAWSNSAVGTFISLCVALAIVNAGIVMVIQNSRVLFASARDKAWPEPVNNALSRLGRFGSPWVATLAVGVPGAALCFVNLDTLYGVTGVSVTGMYLLVAVAALFSRRGAHREVAAWRMPLWPAVPVLLIGVLAYVLYMQDAKYLAWTGGITAAATLYWALYLRPRRDTRWLVSIPEDEQA, encoded by the coding sequence ATGACGGACACCCTCAGCGCACCGCACGCGTTGGCCCCCCAGACCGGCCCCGTGCCGCAGAAGCTCAAGCGCTCCATCGGTGTCGTGGGCGGCACCCTGCTCACGCTGTCGTGCGTGACGCCCGCCTCGACCCTCTTCGTGGTCGTCCCGGACCTGTTCGACGGCGTCGGCACGTACGCGGCCCTGACCATCGCCATCGGCTCGCTGCTCTGCATCGGCGTGGCGTTCTGCTACTCCGAGCTCGGCACCCTGATCCCGAGCGCGGGCGGCGAGTACGCCATCGTCTCCACCCTCGCGGGCCGCCTGGCCGGCTGGCTCGTGTTCGTGCTGTCCCTGCTGGTCGTGATGATCGTGCCCCCGGTCATCGCCATGGGGACCGCCGACTACCTCGCGCCCCTGGTGCACATCCCGGCCCCGCTGGCCGGTGCCGGCGTCATGGTCCTCGCGACCCTCGCCGGTCTGCTCGACCTGCGGGCCAACGCCTGGATCACGGGCATCTTCCTCGTCCTGGAGGTCGTCGCCGCCGGCCTCGTCGCGGTCCTCGGCTTCTCCCACTCCCAGCGGGGCGTCGGCGCCCTGGTCCACGGCCAGGTCGCGTCCGCCGGCGGCGGACACTCGCTCGTCACCGGCGCCATGGTCGTCTCCGGCCTCGCCATCGCCCTCTTCGTCACCCAGGGCTTCTCGACGGCCGTCTACCTCTCCGAGGAGCTGGAGAACCCGCGCCGCACCGTGGCCCGCACCGTGCTCGCCACGCTCGCCATCTCCACCGCGGTGATCCTGGTGCCCGTCGTCGCGATCACCCTCGGTGCCGGCGACCTGGAGACCCTGACCGGCGGCGACATCAGCGGCATGATCGCCGCCTGGTCCAACTCGGCCGTCGGCACCTTCATCAGCCTCTGCGTCGCGCTGGCGATCGTCAACGCCGGCATCGTCATGGTCATCCAGAACTCCCGCGTCCTGTTCGCCTCCGCCCGTGACAAGGCCTGGCCGGAGCCCGTCAACAACGCGCTGTCCCGGCTCGGCCGCTTCGGCTCCCCGTGGGTGGCCACCCTGGCCGTCGGCGTCCCGGGCGCGGCCCTGTGCTTCGTGAACCTCGACACCCTGTACGGCGTCACCGGCGTCTCCGTCACCGGGATGTACCTGCTGGTCGCGGTGGCCGCCCTGTTCAGCCGCCGCGGTGCGCACCGCGAGGTCGCGGCGTGGCGCATGCCGCTGTGGCCGGCCGTGCCGGTCCTGCTCATCGGCGTCCTCGCGTACGTGCTGTACATGCAGGACGCCAAGTACCTGGCGTGGACCGGCGGCATCACGGCCGCCGCCACCCTCTACTGGGCGCTGTACCTGCGGCCGCGCCGGGACACCCGCTGGCTGGTCAGCATCCCGGAGGACGAGCAGGCCTGA
- a CDS encoding S1 family peptidase translates to MKKPLVGALLALLLTGAAAVPAMASAPPQAPAAKDRATAAVAVDFAGTVALSNCSGSLVRMPSSQPNDPALVLSNGHCLETGMPGAGEVVKDVRSTRSFSLLNSAGTKVATLRASKIAYGTMTDTDISIYQVTKTYAQIQSQYGIGALTLNDVRPTQGSSIKVVSGYWKRIYSCNIDGFVYRMKEGDWTWKDSVRYTSSCNTIGGTSGSPVIDTTTGKVVAVNNTGNESGERCTVNNPCEIDESGVVTVRQGINYAQETYTIVPCVGAGNVIDLNRPGCTLPKP, encoded by the coding sequence ATGAAGAAGCCTCTCGTCGGCGCCCTGCTCGCGCTGCTCCTGACCGGAGCGGCCGCGGTCCCGGCCATGGCGTCCGCGCCGCCGCAGGCTCCCGCGGCCAAGGACCGGGCCACGGCGGCCGTCGCCGTCGACTTCGCCGGCACGGTCGCGCTCAGCAACTGCTCCGGTTCGCTCGTCCGCATGCCGAGCTCCCAGCCGAACGACCCCGCGCTCGTCCTCTCCAACGGGCACTGTCTGGAGACCGGCATGCCGGGAGCCGGTGAGGTCGTCAAGGACGTGCGCTCCACCCGCTCGTTCTCGCTGCTCAACTCGGCCGGCACCAAGGTCGCGACGCTGCGCGCCAGCAAGATCGCGTACGGCACGATGACCGACACGGACATCTCGATCTACCAGGTGACCAAGACGTACGCGCAGATCCAGAGCCAGTACGGCATAGGCGCCCTCACCCTCAACGACGTCCGCCCGACGCAGGGTTCGTCGATCAAGGTGGTGTCCGGATACTGGAAGCGGATCTACAGCTGCAACATCGACGGCTTCGTCTACCGCATGAAGGAGGGCGACTGGACCTGGAAGGACTCGGTCCGCTACACCTCCTCCTGCAACACCATCGGCGGCACCTCCGGCTCGCCGGTCATCGACACGACCACCGGCAAGGTCGTCGCCGTCAACAACACGGGCAACGAGAGCGGTGAGCGCTGCACCGTGAACAACCCGTGCGAGATCGACGAGAGCGGCGTCGTGACCGTCCGCCAGGGCATCAACTACGCCCAGGAGACGTACACGATCGTCCCGTGCGTCGGCGCGGGCAACGTGATCGACCTGAACCGCCCGGGCTGCACCCTGCCGAAGCCGTAA
- a CDS encoding patatin-like phospholipase family protein produces MTRRSLVLAGGGMRVAWQTGVVRALREHGLVFDHVDGTSGGIMTTGMVLSGQDPTEMGRRWSALNVRDFSSALPLVDYLKGPWALPALGDADGMVREVLPALGIDVAAIRSSPVAGTFNVADFVTKTCVAVPHTEIDLELMAAGMSLPLFVPPLRRGPRVWTDAVWIKDANLTEALRRGADEVWLVWCIGNTPYWGDGPLEQYVHMIEMSAGGALFAELDAAAAAHRPFALHVVVPRHPLPLDPEFLTGRISADSLVAMGYRDAWEYLGSATPSGVPKDPSCTRMREPVRGVRFRERLRGEAAGAPLFLDVTVELPLPPAGTPSPGARLAGHVDHGPWGGRVLLADGRVESDGDGVDYVARVNLSGTWREVRAHRDLADAPGPDLWADAHEADFRAADGTSARLRLGLREAARTLASLEPYGAHGFRDRAEALGELARVGLRRALAGH; encoded by the coding sequence GTGACCCGGCGGTCGCTGGTGCTCGCGGGCGGCGGGATGCGCGTCGCCTGGCAGACGGGCGTGGTGCGGGCGCTGCGCGAGCACGGCCTCGTCTTCGACCACGTCGACGGGACCTCGGGCGGCATCATGACCACCGGCATGGTGCTGTCGGGCCAGGACCCCACGGAGATGGGGCGCCGCTGGTCCGCGCTGAACGTGCGGGACTTCAGCTCGGCGCTGCCCCTCGTGGACTACCTCAAGGGTCCCTGGGCGCTGCCCGCCCTCGGCGACGCCGACGGAATGGTCCGCGAGGTGCTGCCCGCGCTCGGCATCGACGTGGCGGCGATCCGCTCCTCGCCGGTGGCGGGCACGTTCAACGTGGCCGATTTCGTCACCAAGACCTGCGTGGCCGTGCCGCACACGGAGATCGACCTGGAGCTGATGGCCGCGGGCATGTCGCTGCCCCTGTTCGTCCCGCCGCTGCGCCGTGGGCCGCGCGTGTGGACCGACGCGGTGTGGATCAAGGACGCCAACCTGACGGAGGCCCTGCGGCGCGGGGCCGACGAGGTGTGGCTCGTCTGGTGCATCGGGAACACGCCGTACTGGGGCGACGGGCCCCTCGAACAGTACGTCCACATGATCGAGATGAGCGCCGGCGGGGCGCTCTTCGCCGAGCTGGACGCCGCCGCCGCGGCGCACCGCCCGTTCGCCCTCCATGTCGTCGTGCCGCGCCATCCGCTCCCCCTCGACCCGGAGTTCCTGACCGGCCGGATCTCCGCCGACTCCCTGGTGGCCATGGGCTACCGGGACGCCTGGGAGTACCTCGGCTCCGCGACACCGTCGGGCGTGCCGAAGGACCCCTCGTGCACGAGGATGCGGGAGCCCGTGCGCGGGGTGCGTTTCCGGGAGCGGCTGCGCGGCGAGGCGGCCGGCGCCCCGCTCTTCCTCGACGTGACGGTGGAGCTGCCGCTGCCGCCCGCCGGCACCCCCTCGCCGGGCGCGCGGCTCGCCGGGCACGTCGACCACGGGCCGTGGGGCGGCCGGGTGCTGCTCGCGGACGGCCGGGTCGAGTCCGACGGCGACGGCGTCGACTACGTGGCGCGGGTGAACCTGTCCGGGACCTGGCGGGAGGTCCGCGCCCACCGCGACCTGGCCGACGCCCCGGGCCCCGACCTGTGGGCCGACGCCCACGAGGCGGACTTCCGCGCCGCCGACGGCACCTCGGCCCGGCTGCGGCTCGGGCTCCGCGAGGCGGCCCGGACCCTGGCCTCGCTCGAACCGTACGGCGCCCACGGCTTCCGTGACCGGGCGGAGGCCTTGGGGGAACTGGCCCGGGTGGGGCTGCGGCGGGCCCTGGCCGGCCACTGA